AAGAACGGGCGAAGCAGGCGGATTATTCCGACAGACGCGAGAAAGTGCTGGCCCGTATTGCAGAGCTGAGAGGATAACAGACATGGAAGAGATCACCCGGAGCGGCGCTGCCGCTCCCTTAAGTTCTTATACAGAAGCGGTAGACTGGATCAACAGTCTGATTCCTTTTGGAATCCGGCCGGGCCTGGAGCGGATAGAGCTTCTAATGGAGAAGCTGGGACATCCGCACCGTAAGCTTAAGTTCATTCATGTGGCCGGGACGAACGGCAAGGGCTCGACCTGCGCCTTTTTGACCTCGGTCCTTATTCAGAGCGGATATTCGGTGGGGACCTTTACCTCTCCCTATATCACGAAGTTCACGAACCGGTTCCAGTACAACGGGACGGATATTCCTGAGGAGACGCTGCTTGCGCTTGCCAATCAGCTGCGTCCGCTGGTAGAGGAGATTGCGGGCACTGAGCTGGGCTCACCGACCATGTTCGAGGTGGCGACGGCGCTGGCGATTCTCTATTACGGCGAAGTCTGTTATCCCGATGTAGTCGTATGGGAGACGGGGCTTGGGGGAAGGCTGGATGTAACGAATATCGTTACTCCGGTGGTGTCGGTCATTACTAACGTGGGACATGACCATACCGATGTGCTGGGAGATACGCTGGAACTGATCGCCGGCGAGAAGGCCGGGATTATTAAGCCGGGCGTTCCAGTAGTCAGCTGTGTGAGCCAGCCCGAAGCTGTAGCTGTATTGAAGGCCAAGGCGGCGGCTACCCGTTCGACACTCTATTTAGCGGGAGAAGACTTCAGCTATAGCGGAGTTGAGCAGCGAGATGGCTGCCAGCACTTCACCTTCAACGGGCCATTCCGGGGGCTTGAGCTGGACATTGCCATGAAAGGCGAACACCAGCTGCAGAATGCAGCCGGAGCAATGATGGCGCTTGAGGTGCTGCGTCAGTATATGGCTTTCATGCTGGAGGACGAGGATGTGCTGGAGGGCTTCCGCGGCACCTTCTGGGCCGGAAGACTGGAGGAAGTGAGCACCTCGCCCAGAATTATTCTGGACGGCGCGCACAATCCGGAAGGGGCTGAGAGCCTCGCAAAGAGCCTTCCGCAGTTCCAGCCTTACGGTAAATTAAATTTGCTCATGGGGATGCTGGCAAATAAGCATCACGAGTCGTATCTCAAGCATATACTGCCTATAGTGGATACGCTCATCCTGACCGAACCGGATTTCCGTAAGAAAATGGACGCGGAAGATCTGCAGGCGATCGCAGAAAGTCTGCGGAGTAAATATGCCAAGGAAAACTTGGAAATCATAGTAGAACGTAATTGGGGCCAAGCGCTGCAGAAGCTGCAGACGATCACAGCGGACGATGACCTCGCAGTTGTGTCCGGAACGCTGTATTTGATTTCTGATGTGCGCAGTACGCTTTTACGGCAACCCGATTCTGAAAAAGGCTGGTGACGAACTGTTGGATACTACTGAACGTGTGCATTTTATAGGGATCGGCGGCTATGGTATGAGCGCGATTGCCCGGGTGATGCTGGAGATGGGATATACAGTTACAGGCTCTGACGTAGCTGCCCAGGAGTTAACGGAGAAATTGATAGCCAAAGGTGCCAAGGTGTTCATCGGGCATACGGCGGAGCAGGTAAAAGGTGCGGATCTGGTCGTCTATTCCACGGCGCTTGCCGCGGATAATGTGGAATGGGTGGAAGCAGAGCGTCTGAAGATACCGGTTCTGCACCGCTCGCAGATGCTGGCCCGGCTGCTGAATGAGCGCAAGGGCGTAGCGGTGGCCGGAGCGCATGGCAAGACTACCACCTCATCCATGATTGCTCTGGTTATGGAAGACTGCGGCGTGGACCCTACCTACATTATCGGCGGGGAGATTATGAATGTCGGCACGAATGCCAAAGCGGGACAAGGGGAATTCGTCGTGGCCGAGGCCGATGAGAGCGACGGCTCGTTCCTGCAATACCATCCTTGGCTGGGAATCGTGACGAACATTGAAGCTGACCATCTGGAGAATTACGGCGGCGACTTCGGCAAGCTGAAGGATGCTTATGTTCAGTTCATGAATCAGCTGCGCGAGGACGGAACAGCTATCGTATGTGCGGATGATGAGAATCTGAAATCCCTGCTGCCTAAGGTGCAAGGTAAAGTGATCAGCTACGGGATCGAATCGGAGACGGCCGATTATACAGCGACTGATATTGTGCTCGGTGACCGCCAGGTATCTTATACCATGAATCATGGAAAAGAGGTATTAGGCCGTATTGAGCTCTCTATTCCGGGACAATACAATCTGTATAACTCCATGGCGGCAGTGATTTCCTGTCTGAAATCGGGCATTGCCTTTGAAGCCATTGCGGCTGCGATTGTGAAGTTCCACGGCGCCAAACGGCGCTTCCAGGTGCTGGGCGAGGTTGACGAGATTCTCGTCATTGATGATTACGCGCATCATCCAACAGAGATTCAGGCTACGATCAGCGCCGCTAAGGCAACAGGCAAACGCATTATCGCCGTGTTCCAGCCGCAGCGCTACACGCGTACCTTCTTCCTGCTGGATGCGTTCAGCCGGGCGTTCAGCGAAGCGGACGAAGTGATTATTACCGATATCTACTCCCCTGCGGGTGAGAAGCAGATAGAGGGCGTCACCTCAGCCAAGCTGGTAGAGCTGATTGTGCAGAACAGCAATGCCGGTGCGCGTCATCTCCCGACCAAGGAAGCTGTGCTGGCAGATCTGCAGAACCGCATTGCTCCCGGTGATCTGGTTATCACAATGGGTGCGGGGGATATCTGGAAGGTCGGTTATGCACTGGCAGACAGCCTGAAGAGCCGGTAAGATTTCAGGAACCGTTGAATTTTAAAAAAGGAGCTGTCCCATAAGCCATAAAAGGCTAATTGGGACAGCTCCTTTTTGCATCCGGCGGACAAGAAATTAGAGGTCATAGATAATAATGATATTGCCGATATAAGCTGTGAATGTTATCGTTCGGAATAGAGCAGGTATATCCGGATAGTTCGGTGGTGTGTTGATGGGCTTTCAGCTTGATATTAAGTCGCTGTTATACTTGTTCATTCTGGGGAATTTATTTTCCGGTCTGATGATTACGTTTTACCGCTACCACTTCCCCAAAGACATTGCCTCCAGTCTATTTATTGCCTCCAAGTGGATTCAGGTGGTCTTCTGGAGCTCCATTCTGCTGTGGGACTATATTCCCCATAGAATTGCTGTACCTCTGAGCAATGCGCTCATTCTGGCCGGCGGAGGGCTGGAGATCGCTGCGCTGCTGCTGATGATGGGCATGCTGGACCGCAGGGCGAAGCTCTTTTATCTGGCAATTACGGCAGGAAGCATACTCAGCTTCGTTATCGTTGCCCTGTTCTTTAACCATCCGAATATACGGGTCGCAACGACCTCATTATGGGTCATGCTGTTTGTGCTCTACCCTGGCTGCCGCTTGACAGCGGGCCCGGAGCGCTCTCCGCTTCAGAAGATACTCGCCACCGTTTTTTATGCGATTGCAGCGGTGATGCTGCTCAGGTCGTTCGTTGCGCTGGCGGTGGAACCGGATATGGGCCCGCTCACGGCTAATCCGGCGCAGTATTTGTATTATCTCGGGATGTTCCTGATGCTGATTGGTGGCATTGCCGCCTTCATCCTGCTCTCCAATGAGCATTCCTACCAGAAGCTGAAGCGTATCGCCACCTATGACAGCCTAACCGGGATTCTGGGCCGCCGGGCCTTCCTGCTGGAAGCCGAACTGAAGCTGGCGTTTGCCGCCAGGAAGCGGGAATATTGTTCCCTGCTGCTGCTGGATCTGGATCATTTCAAAAAAGTGAATGATACCTACGGGCATGACACCGGCGACAGTGTGCTGCAGGATTTCGCCCTTACTGCCGAGAGTACGCTTGCGGGCGGTGACTTGCTCGGACGGGTAGGCGGTGAGGAATTCGCCATTCTGCTGTACGGGCAGGATGAGCTGAGCAGCACCCATCAGGCAGAAGCGCTGCGGGAGACGCTTAAGGAGGCTTCTGTGCACAGCCTGCCCTGCGGGTATACGGTTAGCATTGGTATAGTCTCTGTGCTGCCTGATCAGCAGACCAGCTTGAACGCACTCTACAAGCTTTGTGATCTGGCGCTCTATCAGGCGAAGCAGGCAGGCCGGGACCGTGTGGTCCGGTCCGGGTAAACGGACCCTCAAATACATATCATAATAGATATATCGTTAAACAAAGGGGTGGACATGATGACCGCCGGCTTGGATTTGAAGACATTGCTGGCTTGTCTTTTTTTCGGCAATCTATTTACGGTTCTGCTTATTCTGGCATACCGGCCCAGTTATCCGAAAGAGAAGACAACCCCGTTGTTCCTGACAGCCAAAATTCTGCAGCTTGCTATTCTGCAGCTGTTGTTATTACAGGGAATTCATGATATTCCGTTCGTGCTTCCAAGTCTTATTCTCTTGAGCGTGGCTGCAGGTACTGCGGAGATTCTGGCTCTGCTGAAGAAGCTTGAAGCCGATTCCGAACGAATGAAGCAGAGGTATTACACGCTGGCGGGGATATCTGCGATAGGTCTGCTCATACTCTACCTGATGCATTCGGATGTCCCCCGTCTGATTGCAGTATCTGCACTTACGGGTGCGATTCTGCTGCTCTATCCGGCTTATCTGTTATCCTGGAAGGTCAGAAAGACCCCGCTGCAGGAAATTACGGGTATGCTGTACGGCGTGGCGATCCTCGCTCTGCTCAGTAAGGCCAGCAGCCTGTTCTATCTTCCGCCGGCAGGCTCGATTGCAGCGGTGTGGCTGCAGAGCTTTTACTATGCCGGGATCTATCTGCTGATGTTCCTCGGAACTGCGGGCTTCATGCTGCTCTCCCGGGAACAGTCCTATGCGGAGCTGGAGCGTGTGGCAACGTATGATGAGCTGACGGGCGTCTTGAACCGCAGGGCCTTCGTGCTGCGCGCCCAGCCTCTGATTGCTGCCGCGGCCAAGGAGATGACGCCCTTCTCGTTCATGCTGCTGGATGTGGACCATTTCAAGCAGGTGAATGACACCTATGGCCATGATACGGGAGACCGGGTGCTGCAGGATTTCGCCCGCAGAATTGAGCGCCAGCTTGGCAGCGGAGATCTCTTCGGAAGATTCGGGGGCGAGGAATTCGCGGTGCTGCTGCACCGGTCGGATGAGGAAGACGGTGAACGAATAGCGGAACGGCTGCGTTGCTCTGTGCTTGGTGCGACGGTCGAAGGCATGCCGCTGTCCTATACAGTCAGCATCGGTCTGATTACGATTCTTTCAGGTGAACGAGTGCCGCTAGGCACCTTATACAAACTGAGCGACAACGCTCTATACGAGGCGAAGCAGCGGGGCAGGAACTGCGTGGTCAGGAGTGACAGCTACAAGGGGAAGGTGCCGGAAGCCGGTTTTCTGACGAAATAGGAAGGGCCGGTTTTCAATAGTATGCCGCATGACAGCGATTCTCCGGTTATCGGGGGACCGCCTTTTTTGTATGACGGCACCACCTGAATTTGGGTAATAGATCCTAGGGTGTCCCGGAGAGTCCAGGGCCAATTGATCAATGGAAAGTAGGAGAAGAGGCCATGAAGGAACCGTTGCTATTCATTTCTGCAGAGAATCCATATCCGCAGGATAGCGGGGGCAAGCTGAGAACAGGCAATATTCTGAAGCTTCTGCTCGGCAAATATGAGGTAGAGCTCATCACCTATGCCAATTCCCGGAAGACAGGGACGCTGGAGGGACTTCCGTCACTTACAGTGCATGAAGTAGAGCGTACGGTCACCTACCGCAAAGCGCTTCTCCGTTCCCTGTATACCTGGCGGAACTGCTCGTATATGAGCCATGTGGATGTGGACATGAAGGCGAAGATTATAGAGCTCTGCAGCCGGAATTCCTACGGTCATGTATTCATTTCGCACAGCCTGCTGGGCTGCTGCATCGACATTGTACAGCGCTGCCTGCCTGACACTGTGATCATTACCGATGCGCATAATTTCGAGAGCGGATTGTCTGCACAGCTGGCAGGCGGGAAAAAGGGGATCGCCAAGGTCTATTATTCCCTTAATGCTGTATGGACGCGCCAGGATGAGCTGAGGCTGATGGACAAGACGAATCTGCTGCTGACCACTTCGGAAGAGGATGCTCTGGCCTTCAAGGCACTGGCCCCCAGCCAGGCAGAGAAGGTCCATGTCATTCCCAATTTCATACGTATGGAGGATTACCGGACCAAGACGCAGCTGCCCAAGGAGAAATGGATTATTCTTCCGGGTAATATGAACTACTTCCCTAACATTAACGCAGCCCTCTACTTCTACCGTGAGGTATATCCTCTGGTTAAGGCGAGCGTGCCGGATATCCAGTGGTATATTGTCGGACGGGACGTACACCCGGAATTAGCGGCGCTCGCCTTGGAGGATTCCTCTATCGTCATTACCGGGTATGTGGACAGTGTGGCGGATTATATACGTAAGGCGCAGGTAGTCATAGCTCCGCTCCTGGAAGGCAGCGGGACAAGGCTGAAAATTCTGGAGGCCTGGGCCCTGAGGACCCCTGTCGTATCCAGTTCCAAAGGGGCAGAAGGGCTGCTCTATGAGCATTCGCAGAATATTATGATTGCCGATGACCCGGTTTCCTTTGCCGACAGTGTGACACTGCTGCTTCAGGATCATGAAAGAGGAATAGTGCTCGCGGACCGTGCATACGAGACTCTGCTGGTAAATTATGAGGCGGAAAGTGTTAAGGATAAGCTGCTTCGTCTGGTCTGAAGGGGTATGGAATGTAAAATAATTATTTTTCCCCATAAATCGACAACCTTCTCAGGAGGACTGCGTTACTATAGATCTACATCGATAGTTTCACATTTCTGGGCTGGATGTCATCCGGCCTTTTTTGTTTCGTACACATTCATACACATTTACATAGAACCAAGGAGCTATAGCCATGAGAGAGAGAATGTTGTTCCTTTCTGCCCGGAGTCACACGCCGGAAGACCGGGAGGGAGACATCAGAACAGAGAATTTCCTTGATATGCTGCTGGAGCGGTTTGATATTGATCTGCTGGAGTATTGCCACCACCGCCGCGAGACGCAAATTCTGCGCAGTCCTGCCCTGACCGTGCATCAGGTGAAGCGGCCTGCGTCCAGCCGCAGAAGCCTGCTGTTTCCGCTGAACAGACTACGTACGGATGCCTCGATGCTCGGCAATGACAAGTCGCTGCGGGCGGTAATTAGCGAGTTGTGCAGCCAGCACGCCTACAGCCATGTGTTTGTCTCCTATGCCATGCTCGGCAACGGGCTGGACCTGGTCGCTTCGCTGCTTCCTGAAGCTGTTATCGTCACCGATGCCCGGCGTGCAGGCGGCATACGGCTGCAGGGACGGGCGGCTGTCAAGCGGGGAATCAGCACAGGCTACCGCAAGCTGAACGATGCGCTGATCCGCCGGGAAGAGCGCCGGTTAATGAACAAGACCAGCCTCCTGCTGGCCGCTTCAGAAGAAGAGGCACTGTCCTTTAAGGCGTTATCCTTTGCCGACGCAGGCAAGGTGCATGTAGTTCCTCCGTACGTTGATCTGAGCGCCCCGCCGTATGCGGCTCCCGGAGATACTGCCAAGGATAACTCCATCGTTCTGCACTGGGACATGCATTCCACTAACGGCAAGAATGCAGCGCTGGTGTTCTTCAAGAAGGTATATCCGCTGATTCGGGCGGCAGTGCCGGATACCCGCTGCTGCATTATCAGCAGTGAGGTGCATGCTGAGGTCGCAGCTGCCGCCGAGAAGAACTCTTCTATTCTAATCATCAGAGAAGCTATGCAGACAGCCGATTATATCCGCAGGGCCAGAGCTGTGGTTGCTTCATGCTGTGAGGACTGCGGCAGTCAGAGCAGCATTCTGGAGGCCTGGGCCCTCCGCACGCCGGTGGTCAGCACCCCGAAGGGCTCGGAGGAGCTGATCTGCGAGCCGGGGCGGAACATTCTGCTGGCAGGAACAACGGCGGGCACTGCCGATCATCTGATCAGGCTGCTGACGTCGCCGGAGCTTGGTTCTATTATTGCGGATCAGGCCTACCGTACGCTCAGCAGGCATTATGCCGCAGACGGAGTGAAGGCGAAGCTGCTTAGTCTGGTGTAAATATATTAAAATAGCATATCTCTCTCGCATCTTTCATATCTTTCAGTATAGAACTGAAGATCGCGAGGTGAGGGCATTGAATAACGGAAGAATGACTTTCCGCTTCGACGGGGACCAGGGCAGGCAGCGGACAGAGAAGGCAGCGCTCCGGGTGGTGAACGAAACCGGTGTTGTTCTTGAGGATAAGGGGACTTACAAGGTACAGCCCGGGGGGGGGAAGGCATCCTCCTATACCAAGGCCGATGAATATATTGTGGATCTGGAGAAGGTGGAGTTGCCCCGGCCATTAGAGACAGCTTACATGAAGCCCCCGGGCGCCGGCCGCCGGAAACCGAAAGCTCCTGAGGATGACTATGATTTGGGACTGTATTCTGTTGTCCGTCCTGCTTCTGCAAGGAATCTGTGGGAACAGAGGGAAGACTCGGAGGAGGATTCCCCCTATGGAGGGGCGGATGAACAAGGTTTGCTGCATTCAACAGACGACCACTATCCGCTGTATGAAGATAACCGTGAATCTGCTACAGACAGTTATGAGCAATCCGGCGCTCACCGGGATAGCTACGGCGGCTCTTATCATACCCACCGTCCCTCGTATTGGTGGAAGTTCGCACTGTCCATAACTGGAGCGCTGGGAACGGGGATTCTGCTCGGATACGCAGCCTTGTCGTTCATCACAGGAGGGACGGGGGAGACTGCTGAAGCTCCCGGCAATGCGGAGGTTAAGGCGGGAATCACTCAGGGGCAGAAGGCGGCAACCAGCACTAATGCAGCAGACATAACGGGCGTGCCTGCTGAGCAGACGGGAGAAGCGGTGAGCGCGCAGATTCCGGTTCAGGTTGCGCCCCAGAGCTATTATCTGCTGCAATATGGCGTGTTCAGCACACCGGCAGGAGCGGAGCAAGCCCGGCAGGAGCTCTTGACCGCCGGCCTTGCCGCAGGTCTTGACCCGGCAGACGGCAACCGTGTGTACGCCGGAATGTCTCCTGACCGTGAACAGGCCAAACTGCTTAGCAATGGGCTCAAGGGCCAAGGCATCGAGCTGTATGTGAGAGAAGTGGCTTTGCCCGCTGTGAATCAGGTCCGCTATACCGGAACGGCAGCGGCAGTAGACAGCTACTTCGCGCTCAGCAGCCAGCTGTTAAGCAGGCTGAGCAGCTTGTCCGCTTCCCTGCTTGGCGGGGGGAGCAGCGGGGACGCTGGCGGAGCGGTAAGCGATCTCCATATGCAGTGGACCCAGGCAGTCAAGGCACTGGAGCCGGGCCTCACACCGGAAGGGCAGGGAATCGCTGACGGGCTGGAGAAATCCATGAGCCAGGGGATAGCCGCCCTGAACGAATACAATAAGAATAAGGCGGAGGGGCTGCTCTGGGAGGTGCAGGAGGCCATGATGAGCTTCCTGACCGGCCAGAAAAGCCTGTTGTCCGCCATGAGCTGACAGCAGAGGCGTAACGAACCGCTGACTATAGACTAAATAAACACTCCCCCGTATGGCATATGCCCGGCGGGGGAGTGTTGCATTTCCAGAGGCTGCCGGTTACGTGGTAAACATTCCCTGGATGGATTTTGAGTTTGTATTGCACTCCGTTTCACCGTATAATAATTAGGGTGTCAAAAAATGGCGAGGGAAGACTTGAATGAAGAAGAAAAATGTAGGAACACTGCTGTTATTTCTTATTCTGGGCTGGCTGGCCGGAGCCTGGATTGCCAAGCTGCTGGAACCTGTACGGGCTCTGTCTTTTCTTACAGCTTCGACTGTTCTCAAGTGGTCGCCGCAAGCCGATTTAGACATCATAACCTATGACATCACAATCCATTTGAAACTGTGCCTGCTCAGTCTTGCCGGAATTATTACAGCCGTATGGCTGTACCGCAGGCTGTAGCCTTAGCTGGCAGCATCAGGAAGGGACGTAATTACAGTGGAGCATGACAATTCACGGCATATTATTCTGGCTTCAGGTTCACCGCGGCGGCGTGAGCTGTTAGCCTCGCTTGGACTGCCTTTCGAGGTGCTGTCCAGTGATGCTGATGAGAGTACACCGCCCGAATGGAATCCTGAAGCTATTGTACGGAATCTGGCTCTGCGTAAGGCAGAAGCTGTGGTTCCTGTTGCCGGAGACCGTGATGCCGTTATTATCGGCAGCGACACGATTGTTGTGCTTGACGGAATGGTGCTCGGCAAGCCGGCGGATGAGCAGGACAGCGCCAGAATGCTGGAGATGCTGCAAGGCCGGACGCATCAGGTATACACCGGGGTGGCCTGCATCGGTTCCGCAGAGGGACGTACCCTGGTAGATCATAGGGTAACCTCTGTAACTATGAGAGCAATGAGCGAAGAGGAAATCTCCGCCTACATAGCGACCGGGGAGCCTGCCGACAAAGCCGGCTCTTACGCGATACAAGGACTGGGCGCCACCCTGGTGGAAGAAATTGAAGGCTGCTATTTTAACGTGGTCGGTCTGCCGCTGTCACTGCTGAGCGGCATGTTGTCCGGGTTTGGCATTTCAGTGCTGAACCGGTAAGGGTAGCCGAAGAAAGAAGGTTAGGGATGGAGTCGCAAACATTTATGCTGCGTGACCTCCCCCATGAAGAACGACCACGAGAGCGCATGATGCATTATGGGGCGGAATCATTAAGTCAAGCGGAGCTTCTGGCTATTCTGCTGCGCACAGGTGCGCACCGTGAATCAGCCCTTCTTATCGCCCAGCGGCTCTTGAGCCATGCAGGCGGTCTCCGCGGACTGGCGGATCTGAGCATTGAAGAATTGACAACAATCAACGGCATCGGCCCTGTCAAGGCCGTGCAACTCAAAGCAGGCATAGAGCTGGGAAGACGCATGGCGAATTCCCGGCTTACCGAACCGGTTATTATCCGCAGTCCCCAGGACGCGGCGGAGATTCTGACCGAACAGCTGCGTTATTTGCAGAAGGAGCATTTTATCTGCCTGTTCCTGAATACGAAGAATCATGTTATTGCGCAGGAAACATTGTCCATGGGTAGCCTTAATGCCTCCATTGTGCATCCCCGCGAGGTGTTCCGGGCAGCCATGAAATGCAGCAGCGCAGCAATTATATGCGCACATAATCATCCGAGCGGTGATCCTACGCCGAGCCCTGAAGACATCTCCCTGACCGCAAGGCTGATGCAGGCAGGCGAGATTGTCGGCATTGATGTGCTGGATCATCTGGTGATCGGAGACGGCAGCTACGTAAGTTTGAAAGAGAAAGGCTACATGTAATACAATTGTCTAGATTCACATGGAAAAGGAGCATACAAGATGTTAGGTGGTTTTACGAAAGACTTAGGAATTGACTTGGGGACAGCGAATACGCTTGTCTACGTGCGCGGTAAAGGGATTGTTGTCAGAGAGCCGTCCGTGGTAGCCATTAATACAGATAGCAAGACGATTGAAGCCGTAGGAGAATCTGCCAAAAAAATGATCGGACGCACGCCGGGCAACATCCGTGCCATCCGTCCAATGAAGGACGGGGTCATCGCTGATTTCGATACTACAGCAACCATGATCAAATATTTCATCCGCCAGGCCCAGAAGCAGCGCTCGATGTTCCAGCGCCATCCGAATGTCATGGTGTGTGTGCCCTCCGGAATTACAGCCGTTGAACAACGTGCGGTCGAGGATGCTACGAAGCAGGCCGGAGCACGGGAAGCTTATATTATCGAGGAGCCATTCGCTGCTGCGATCGGTGCAGATCTTCCGGTATGGGAACCAACCGGCAGTATGGTTGTAGATATCGGCGGCGGAACTACCGAGGTTGCGGTAATCTCACTCGGCGGTATTGTTACCAGCCGTTCTGTACGTGTCGCTGGAGATGATGCGGATGAGTCTATCATCCAATACATCAAGCGCCAGTATAACCTTATGATCGGTGAACGCACCTCCGAGCAGCTTAAGATGGATGTGGGCTCCGCCCTGCCGCTTGAGAAGGCTGAGACGATGGAGATCCGCGGACGCGATCTGGTAACCGGTCTGCCGAAGACGCTGACCATTACCTCCGATGAAATCTGTGAGGCTCTGTCCGACACTGTGAATGCAATTGTTGAAGCCGTGAAGGTTACGCTGGAGAAATGTCCGCCGGAGCTGGCCGCCGATATTATGGACCGCGGCATTGTGCTTACGGGCGGCGGCGCACTTCTGCGCAACCTGGACAAGCTGCTGGCGCGTGAGACCGGAATGCCGGTGATTGTGGCCGAGAATCCGCTGGACTGTGTTGCAATCGGCACAGGCAAGGCGCTGGAGAATATCCACTTGTTCAAGAGCCGCAGCAGTTCGGGTCTCCGCTCCAAACGCTAGGAACATGCGGACTGTGAACGTCAACCCCTGAGGTTGGAGAAATACGGTTATTAGAGGGTGCTCGAGATTGTTCAAGCTGTTTAACAATAAACGACTGTTT
The window above is part of the Paenibacillus sp. FSL H8-0048 genome. Proteins encoded here:
- a CDS encoding rod shape-determining protein yields the protein MLGGFTKDLGIDLGTANTLVYVRGKGIVVREPSVVAINTDSKTIEAVGESAKKMIGRTPGNIRAIRPMKDGVIADFDTTATMIKYFIRQAQKQRSMFQRHPNVMVCVPSGITAVEQRAVEDATKQAGAREAYIIEEPFAAAIGADLPVWEPTGSMVVDIGGGTTEVAVISLGGIVTSRSVRVAGDDADESIIQYIKRQYNLMIGERTSEQLKMDVGSALPLEKAETMEIRGRDLVTGLPKTLTITSDEICEALSDTVNAIVEAVKVTLEKCPPELAADIMDRGIVLTGGGALLRNLDKLLARETGMPVIVAENPLDCVAIGTGKALENIHLFKSRSSSGLRSKR
- a CDS encoding Maf family protein, with amino-acid sequence MEHDNSRHIILASGSPRRRELLASLGLPFEVLSSDADESTPPEWNPEAIVRNLALRKAEAVVPVAGDRDAVIIGSDTIVVLDGMVLGKPADEQDSARMLEMLQGRTHQVYTGVACIGSAEGRTLVDHRVTSVTMRAMSEEEISAYIATGEPADKAGSYAIQGLGATLVEEIEGCYFNVVGLPLSLLSGMLSGFGISVLNR
- the radC gene encoding RadC family protein, which gives rise to MESQTFMLRDLPHEERPRERMMHYGAESLSQAELLAILLRTGAHRESALLIAQRLLSHAGGLRGLADLSIEELTTINGIGPVKAVQLKAGIELGRRMANSRLTEPVIIRSPQDAAEILTEQLRYLQKEHFICLFLNTKNHVIAQETLSMGSLNASIVHPREVFRAAMKCSSAAIICAHNHPSGDPTPSPEDISLTARLMQAGEIVGIDVLDHLVIGDGSYVSLKEKGYM